ACTTTTTCGGAATTAGTCCAAATTTCTGGTTTATCACATGGAACAGACGTATGGCTGGGAAATGCACAAGAATTAATTCATAACCGAACCTGTAACCTAAGTGAAGTAATTGGATGCCGGGATGATATTATGGTCTACCTAATTTACCAAGGATTAGAGCCATCTTTTGCCTTTAAAATAATGGAATCTGTACGTAAAGGGAAAGGCCTCACAGACGAAATGGAAGCGGAAATGCGTAAAAATGAAGTGCCTGAATGGTATATTGATTCTTGTAAAAAGATTAAATATATGTTTCCAAAGGCCCACGCAGCCGCATACGTGTTAATGGCAGTTAGAATTGCTTATTTCAAGGTTCATCTTCCGTTGTTATACTATGCAGCCTATTTTACAGTTCGTGCCGAAGACTTTGATATTGAAGCAATGTCACGTGGTTCTGAATCTATTCGGGCAATTATTGAAGAAATTAATGCAAAGGGACTTGAGGCGTCAAACAAGGAAAAGAACCTGTTAACAGTCCTTGAACTAGCACTGGAAATGACGGAAAGGGGTTTTACTTTCCAAAATTACGATTTGTATAAATCAGATGCATCTGAGTTCATCATTGAAGGAAATTCATTAATCCCTCCATTTAACTCCATACCGGGACTTGGAACAAATGCCGCTTATAATATTATAAAGGCAAGACAAGATGGAGAGTTTCTTTCTAAAGAAGATTTACAGCAACGTGGTAAAGTGTCAAAAACTATTCTAGAATATTTAGATAAACTAGGTTGTCTAGGTTCATTACCAGAACAAAACCAGTTATCCCTATTCTAGCTTTTCTAACTTAGATTAACGTCAAGCTACAGCGCCTAAGGCTCTCAGGTCTAAGCCAATCCGTCAGAAAGGTAAAGAGCGACCTTCCAGCCGGCTCGTCTTATGCCTGTCGCCCCTGAGCAAGGCGCTTCCGCTATTGGGTGTTTGCATATAAAATTTGGTTATGGTATAGTTTTATTGGAAATACTAAGAAATACTCTCGTGTTCAAGAGTGGGGAAACCCGCTCTTTCGTTTTTGTATACAGTTTTTTTTGAAGAGTTATTTATAAAACTTTCCGTGAATTACCAATAATATGGGTGAGCATGTCGGTAAAGGAGGTTAAACATGAGCAAAGTAACGGAAGTAGTAGAAGAGCTAGCGCAGCCAATTATCCAGGAGCTTGGATTAGAATTGGTGGAAATCGAGTTTGTTAAAGAAGGGAAAAACTGGTTTCTGCGCGTATATATTGATAAAGAAAACGGTGTTGATATAGAGGACTGTGGCAATGTCAGTGAACGGCTTAGTGAAAAACTCGATGAGCTTGACCCGATAACCCAAAATTATTTTCTTGAGGTATCTTCTCCAGGTGCAGAACGACCGCTTAAAAAAGCAAAAGATTTTGAAAAGGCAATTGGTAAAAATGTGTTCATTAAAACATACGAGCCGATTGACGGTGAAAAAGGTTTTGAAGGGGAATTACTTTATTATGACGGGCAAACAGTAAAAGTAGAGATGAAAATCAAAACCCGTAAAAAAGTAATTGAAATTCCTTTTGAAAAAGTGGCTAGTGCAAGACTAGCAGTTATTTTTTCATAATGAAAGATAAATATATAATGGATAGG
This Neobacillus sp. YX16 DNA region includes the following protein-coding sequences:
- the rimP gene encoding ribosome maturation factor RimP is translated as MSKVTEVVEELAQPIIQELGLELVEIEFVKEGKNWFLRVYIDKENGVDIEDCGNVSERLSEKLDELDPITQNYFLEVSSPGAERPLKKAKDFEKAIGKNVFIKTYEPIDGEKGFEGELLYYDGQTVKVEMKIKTRKKVIEIPFEKVASARLAVIFS